CATTCTCAGAAGCCATCTTCCTGTTGAACAGAAAGTGGTTCAAATCCTTGAATCATTCCCTGCACAACACGACTggctctcccccttcccttcctccctgtggGCATCTACACCACCATAAAGGCTGTAGGTGgcttttccttctaccatgtacaCATGGGTGGCAGTTTTAATATGTGTTTGATTTTCACATCTTAAAGTTAATATATAGCCATAACATATATCTTGTTGTGTCTTGCTTTTATGACTCAGCAAGGGTTCTGGGATGCACTTGAGTTGGTAACTAGATCCGTAGCCTATTAATGTCCATTAATCATCCATTACATGACTAAACCTCAGTTAACTCGTTTTCCTCTCCTGGTCATTTAACTTAAGCTCCTTTGTTTATGGACCATTTGTTTCCGCGTTGCTTTTTattgggaggattttttttttttcattgaatggacaCTGGGCCTTCCTAGCTTATTCACTCAATCATTAGCCAGTagtcttccctctctctttatctctctctccctcacaatttttggagacaggtttctctgtgtagccttggctttgtagaccaggctgtcctcaaactcacagagatctgcctctgcctcccaagtgctgggatcaaaggtgtgcaccaccatgccaggtcCATGATATCTCCTTGATAAAGACTGTTTTCCCTGTTAGGGACAGTCAGAGAATTAATTAAACCAAATAGAAACTTTATGTGACCAAAGCCTTAAGCTAGAGACCCAAGTCTGGCCCAAAGAAGAGAAGTGAAAGTAATTGTAAAAAATGTATGAGAAGGTTTTAATCAAAATGGCCGTTTAAGTATTTAATCCCCCCTTGAGGGTGCTGACAGGAGCTGTAGAGTTAAGTGGAGGAAGAGGTCGGGGAGTGGTAAGAGACATGCACTATTAAATGGTGTTGCTCAGGCTGTGGTTTGGTTGAACATTAACTCGGTCTGTTTCTCCAGGATGACCTCCAAGGAGTCTTTAGTGCTTGTGTGGACAATCTGGTTTGCACAAGATGGCTCCTGTTTTGGGGTGATCTTCTCACGAGACAATCTGTCTGCAAAGCTCTACTATTCCTGGAATCCAAGGTGTCTTCGGGTTTAGGGGAGTGAGTGGAGCCTACTGGTACCTTTTCTGATATCTGGAATTGGTTGTAAAAGCGAATAGTCGTATTGCTTTTTTATTAGAGCATCAGCTGTGAGGCGGTTGATGTGAATGTCAACCTGAACTTGATCCTGTTTCTGTAGACTGTATGTTTGAGAGTATGACATTACCCGTCGCTCTCCTGAAAAGTTACAGAAGGTTGCTCTCTCAAGTGGACAATCTGGGCAGTGAAGGCAGACATTCCTAGAAGGTAAAACTATTTCTTACCCCTGGggttttagtttttcatcttcttGGAATATAGTCAGTTCAAATTAGTCTCTCCAGGTTAATTATTGACAGTTACAAATACAAATTATGTAGTCTTGTGCCATTTTAGCTGTGTCCAATAGTGATGTATATCCAGATATTCAAGTTCTGTGTTCCCAACTGCTAAGACTACTATAATGCAGACCAATAATCTACTACAGTAGTTTGCTgtaactgtatttttttctttactccaGCTAGATGGGACGGCCCCCCTGCTAGGGTGCTGCCATTCCCTGACTGGGGCTGGTAGATGTATCTGCTGGTTACATCACAAGGAAAAGCCAGGATCAAAACTGGAGGGGGCTCCTAGGACATTCTCTGCTTCTTCAATAATAAGCTGGAAACCAAACTAGACATATTCTTCCGTGAATAGCACTGGAGTTAGTAGCTTTCAACCACCGGCTCTGTGAATTCTGGTGTGCACAAACTCCACCCTATTTTCCTGACACCTAAGTGAAAAGAAGCAGTTTGTGCTCACCCTCTGGCCAGACCGTTTTTCTATAGACTCAAGACGCTAAAGATCCTCAGCCCACGGTGCTTAAACCAGCTTGTGCTGTTTCTAGAGCTTCCAATCATGTTTTATGGATGGAATTTTGAAAGCACAACCACGTTCTGAAGCTAATAACGTCCAGATGTGTGCTTTTTTCTATGGGCTAAAATGTGCTTCCGTGAGGGGCGTAGAGACGGTGACAGAAAAAGGAAGATTGTCCAGGTGGTGAGATTGCCACCTCCAGAGTCCACGAGTTACACCAAGGACCTTCCGAGCGACCCTTCTGGAACGCTGAGACCAGGCCACAGGACCTAAGTTGGAAATCTTGGGGCAGAGCAAGAGCTGAGAGTAAGCCCAGGGGTTCCTAGCACCAAGAGTCACAGTCCAGATGACAGTACCACGTGGACCTTCAAGGTATGCCAGGCAGTGGGTGTGGGAGGTATGTGAGGCCAGGGCCAGAGTCCTGTGTGAAAAGCAGATAGGCACACACCCTCTGCCTGAGGAATGCGGAAGCTCTGAGCATCTCTGAGCATCACTAGGCGGCCTGCTCCTGACACAAGGCACCACAGCAACCTCCctttttttgagattaaaaattttttattacaatttattcactttgcagcccagctgtagacccctacCTCGTCTCCTCCCTTGTCCTCGCCCAACCCCacattccttccctccctccctccctctcctcccatgcccttcccctagtccactgaaaggggcggtccttccttctgaccccagcctttcaggtctcatcaggactggctgcatagacCCCCTTTTCAAGCACTGCCCTGTGTGGTGTCTCAATGGTATTGTTCCTCCAAGCACTGTGGCTGCAGCTATCATGGGAGTCCATGGGTCACGCAGGATCAGGATCGCAGCGGCCACTTTCCCTTTAAGGGCGGAGCCAGCTCCGGGCCGGGGGGCGCGGTCTGGGCGGGGCCGAGCTTAGTCACTCCAGGCGAGGCCAGGCCACGTGCTTCCCGAGTGGTCGTCAAAAAGGAGAGCGGAGGCGCGGGGCCCTCAGAGTGCACGCTGCAGCGATGTCGGGGTCCTCCGCCAGGAGCCTGGGGAAAGGTGAGGCTGCCGGCGGCGGGGAGGCTCGGGGGACCGGGACGCCCGCGATCTCCCTGGGAGCCGGGCCCTGACCGCCTCCCCTCTCCCGCAGGAAGCGCGCCCCCGGGCCCGGTCCCAGAGGGTGTGATCCGCGTCTACAGCATGAGGTTCTGCCCCTTCGCGCAGAGGACGCTGATGGTCCTGAAGGCCAAGGGAATCCGGTGAGGACGAGGGCGACGACCCCGAGCCGCCCCAGCCGACGGGCGTTTCAGACCCTCGGGGCGTTGGTTTTCAGGGCTAAAAACCGTTGTCCGTCTTTTGTTTCACACCCTCTTCTAGGAGAATCGTCTGGAGTCCAGGGCTCCAGGCCGGCCTGTTTAAGCATGCCACGGCTTGGAAAAGCTGTTTCCTCACTAGAGTCAGAGGTCTGTGCAAGGCCTTAGAACACTGAGGCGAAAGTCTTAGCTCGTCCCCGCAGTCTTGGTCCACTGAATTTTGTTTTCAGCCAGAGGCGTCTCTATAGTGCTTCACAGAGCACAAAAGTTAGATCTCTGAGGCAGCTTTTCCTGTGCACAGCCCTGTGGGTCGGGCTGTTGTAAACAAAGGGAAGTGTCGGCTCTAAGTCTCTGCAAATTTGCCCTCATTATTGAAACAGTCATTGACCTACGGGTTATCTACAGTTGGTGAGTCACTTGGCTTTTCTCCGATACTGTGTCCATGGCTcattttccttccagtgtcttgGGAAATCTTTTGAACAGTTATTAGACAGCCTGCTGTTTGAAAGCCCACTCTTAAGAATTTTTCATGTACACAGGGAAAGTCCATGGGGAGTTTCCCCTAAATGTTAAGATATATAAggcagtattttaaaattaactatCATTTCGTAACGATTTTAATGTCATTTGGAGAAGTTTTCATGGTCTTGATcacctaagaaaatatttttgatatcaTTTAcctaaagcaattttttttttctgcattaatCAAAACTTTTACCAGCACTAAGAAACTCAAACAGAATTGAAAAATGAGATATTTATTGTCCTTCTGCAGTGGGAACGTCCAAGAACGGGACACAGCTGGGTTCAGAGGCACCTGCCTGGGTTATGTGTTTCCCGCTGAAACTCTGGGTGGAAAAGAATTAATGTTTCTCATCAGTACTTCTCTAAAGCAAAGTTGAAATTATTTTACCACAACAGCGGGGAGGGAGGGCTTCACTGGGGAAGGGGTGCCTTCAGTTAGTGAGCATAACTGTTCTACTATGTTCAAAGATAGATTTTGAACCCCAGGAGGCTTTTGCTGGGGCAGTGACATCTAATACAGCTCCTGTCTGTCACATGGTCTGTGTGAGGAGCCTCCTCCATCCTCAGGTGTGTTGACTACTGGCTCAAAATGTTGAACTTccagcattttgtgtgtgtgttcttgatCTTCAAAGCCCAAGATCCACCTTCCGTTTTCAAAGTATAATTCTCAAATATGGGCATTATTTTATAGCAGAGGGTTTGGATTTCCCTTGGCAGCTATTCTGTATGTTCATTATTGTCAGTACATGAACCTTCCAACTCATATGCACGCACATACGCATGCACGCTCTGACTTCAGTGTTGGCACTGGTTGTATTTGTGAAGGATTATGTATTTAAATCCATAAACTAAGTCTATTCTGTTGTGGTGAGGAAACAGGAAATCAGCCATGCTGGGATATCTTACTTTTTGAATGATCTGTCCTAATGGACATTGTTCCTGATCAAGTTATACAGACATTGCTTTAAGGAGTATaacactttcctttcttttacagTCTCTGCAAGATACAAGGTGTATTCAGTTACAGTCTGGAGTTAGCCTGGATCCAGTGGATTCTCTCCTTTTTACtttgtataatatttaaaatgattgtattttcatgtgcatgtgtatgtgtgtgtacatgaatttATGTGCACCGTGTATGTAcagtttatgtgcatgtgtgtacatgtgtacatgaatTTATgtgcatcgtgtgtgtgtgtgcacatgagtttTTGTGCACCATGTGCTTCCAGGATCCtacagagggcattggatccccaggaactggaattacagttgtaAGCCCTGACATGGGTCCTTGGAACTGAACAAAAAAcatctgccagagcagcaagtgcccttaaccactgggccatcttgccaACCCCATACTTatgatttttaaagctttttttttttttaaagaaaacttatcAAAACACGTGGATTTGATCTggtttattttatgaaattttaaggatttttaaaaatacccttttaagaatttcaaaaattaatattAGCAAAATGAACTCAGTTGAATCAGTTCAACTCATTTTGAGCTGAAtcaaaaatgaaatgttttatcAGGCTGATTCTAATATGCTGAGTGGTTTTGTGCCCAGTCCAGTTAGTTGTCTCCTATCAGGATCCAGAAGACACCGGAGTTCCCatgctcacagcagctgtgtttCCAAAATGTAATGTTGATGGCCAATGACCACCGAGTGGGTAGGAGAAGGTGCTCTGTAAGTAGGGTTCCACCTTCAAATAGAAGGCAGGTCTACCGTGTGATGAAGGCGGATCATGATGACATTAAGAGAAACACATTAGATAAACACGGACCAGGGCCTTGTCTGATTCACCTGCAGGAGGGCATCTGAACCAAGTTCTTAAACAGTTTAAGAACTGAAACCTTTTCACGCAGCCTGAAGACTGAGGCAGAAATCTCTTCCTGAATCCAAGCCTGGTCAACTAAGTAGATGGCAGAACAATCAGCACTGATGCAGGACAACAGAAATGCTGTGCCCTCTTCAGTAGTCTTGTGTCTTTCAGGCATGAAATCGTCAACATCAACCTGAAAAACAAGCCCGAGTGGTTTTTTAAGAAGAATCCCTTGGGGCTGGTGCCAGTTCTGGAGAACAGTCAGGGTCACCTGATTTCCGAATCTGTCATCACTTGTGAGTACCTGGATGAGGCTTACCCGGAAAAGAAGCTGTTTCCCGATGACCCTTATGAGAAAGCTCTCCAGAAGATGACCTTTGAGCAGTTCTCTAAGGTGTGTGGAAGAAATTCCAGCTCTTGTTTGAAAAAACCCCTCACTTTAAGCTAAATCAGTGCTGCCTTTGCGATGGTTCGGAAACTGGGGACGTTAACAGAGGGCTGGCCTCCGCTCACCATGCCGTGCCAGGCCCTCATGCTCTGCTCCCTGCTTCTCTTTCACAGTCAGCCCTAGTGGCTCCtctcctgactccacctctcctctcctgactccacctctcctcacctgactccacctctcttctcctgactccacctctcctcacctgactccacctctcctctcctgactccacctctcctctcctgactccacctctcTTCTCCTGACTCCAtctctgatgatttttttttttttcagtcttgccacacatccctcttctcccagttcttGCGGgtgtcttttttccttcttttacttGGCTTAGGCATCTTTGATCTATATGCTTGGACATGTGCCTTCTAGAAACATGTCTGGGCTGCTCCATACTCCATCTCTGTTCCCTGCTAAGCTTTTACTCATCACGGCAGTTAGCCCTCTGCCCTCACAGCTGTCTGCCTTCTTGCCCCTGCTCCCTGTGATAGTGAGTACCACGTGAGGGCTAAACTTCCATACCTGATCGATAGCTACCTTGGTGTGTGACTAGCTTGGAAAATGTTCAAACGTGTGTGCTTTTGGGACTGGATCACTTCTTTTACTTCTAGTGTGTTAGTTCACCTGTAAACAGGTCAAACACATACTACCTAGAGCAGACTCTGACATATGGGACCTATCAATGTTATCTCTTAATTGTCATTGCCAGTCTTCAGCAGGGACAGTCCCCTGAGGTACGTGGGGAAGAATGAGCTTGAATCTTAAATTAGCATCAGAGTGAATTAATTCAAATTAGTATTAGCAGAGAGATGACCAACAGGTGTGTGTTTAGACATGGAGAATAGCGATGCTCTGCTATGTCCATTTAGATGGATTACTTTGGTAGTATGGTCAGTATCTAAAGAAGCATTTTgtctataaagaaagaaattgtttaaaaatatttagaagaaGGGAGACTGACAGGGAGAACATTCTGTTTTGGAGACATTGCAAAATGGCAAGGGAGTCATCTGGCTTAGTAGGATAAAGGCAAAATAGCCGAAGTGTCTGGGGCATTTATATGTGATGTTGTGGAGTTTTAAAAATGTCAAGAATGGCTGAGGAAATGCTCTACAGGCAAGCATGCTTCTCTGCACGCACAAGGCCTCAGGTGCAattcctcagcacccacataaaacacTGGGATGGCTGTTGTGTGCCTGTACCCCGGCGCTGCTGCATGTGTGTGCGGAAGGGGGTTGGGTGGGGTTGGAGGTCAGTAATACCTGGTCCAGAATGCTCCCTCCCCAGCCAGCCTAAACCACAACTTGTGGCTCAATGAAACACCCATCCAAGCGGTAGCTAAGGTGAGGAAGAAGTCTTTGATGTTTCTGCCCTACCTCCACCTGCACAGGCGTGAGTGCACTGAACCCTCACACTCCAGTACACATAACCACACGAGGGCACGTGTGCATGcgcgcacatgcgcacacacgcacacacacatatgtccgTAAGCCATGTGTGGTCAGGCATGCCTGTAATGCTAGCACGCAGGAGGTAGTGTTGTCTCCCTCCTAGGTATCGCGGTGGCGGAGGCTGCAAGATTAAATTCTAGGGAGCAATGTTAGGCGAGTGTTCCTACCATCTCCGTGTGCAGCAGTACACATGCCCTGCAGTGCTCGCTGGCACTGGCAGCAGCGTGCCTCTTGGTTAATCTATTTCTCAGTATTATTTTAGAAAATTCGCATAGTTCCAGGCCCATTTGTTCAATTCTAGGTCATGCAATGCCTATTTATGACATTTCTGGCCCAAATTTGCCAAAGTGGGCTCCATTATCTGCAGATTACAAAATCCAGAGCAACCTCACATCCTAGTCTACAAGGTTTGTAGTATCAGGGCCATGGTTTCTGCCAGCGTTGTGACTTGGTCTACACTTGCCTCtggtatgtttgtatgtgtgtatgctg
This is a stretch of genomic DNA from Meriones unguiculatus strain TT.TT164.6M chromosome 1, Bangor_MerUng_6.1, whole genome shotgun sequence. It encodes these proteins:
- the Gsto1 gene encoding glutathione S-transferase omega-1 gives rise to the protein MSGSSARSLGKGSAPPGPVPEGVIRVYSMRFCPFAQRTLMVLKAKGIRHEIVNINLKNKPEWFFKKNPLGLVPVLENSQGHLISESVITCEYLDEAYPEKKLFPDDPYEKALQKMTFEQFSKVPPLVASFIRAKRKEDHPGIKEELRREFSKLEEAMTNVKTAFFGGNSLSMIDYLIWPWFQRLEALELNECISHTPKLKLWMAAMQKDPVASSHFIDAKTYRDYLSLYLQDSPEACDYGL